From a single Aspergillus puulaauensis MK2 DNA, chromosome 2, nearly complete sequence genomic region:
- a CDS encoding pectate lyase (CAZy:PL3;~COG:G;~EggNog:ENOG410PKEE;~InterPro:IPR012334,IPR004898,IPR011050;~PFAM:PF03211;~SECRETED:SignalP(1-17);~go_component: GO:0005576 - extracellular region [Evidence IEA];~go_function: GO:0030570 - pectate lyase activity [Evidence IEA]): MFVKNGLLLSLATSVLATHGARSHPGTSKMVKRADFPIPESQGSETFDEPYEISGESFDGGMKTYGRGVDCSGQSEGGDSDAVFIVKDGGTLKNAIIGTDQVEGVHCEGSCTIENVWWEAVCEDALSLKTGDGPFNVVGGGAQGAEDKVIQHNGGGTVTVSGFTVTDFGKLYRSCGNCDSMSERHIVLEGITATDGKYLVGINSNYGDTATIDSESCATDVKTICAEYEGTDNNDEEPEEIGDGPSDYCIYTDPLPEC; the protein is encoded by the exons ATGTTCGTCAAAAAcggcctccttctctctctggCAACCAGCGTGCTGGCCACGCACGGCGCCCGCTCCCACCCCGGCACCAGCAAAATGGTGAAGCGCGCCGACTTCCCCATTCCCGAGTCGCAAGGAAGCGAGACCTTTGATGAGCCCTATGAGATCTCCGGCGAGAGCTTCGACGGCGGCATGAAGACCTACGGCCGTGGCGTTGACTGCTCCGGACAGAGTGAAGGCGGCGATTCCGACGCAGTCTTTATCGTCAAGGACGGCGGTACTCTTAAGAACGCGATTATCGGCACCGACCAGGTCGAGGGTGTCCACTGCGAGGGCTCTTGCACTATTGAGAATGTTTGGTGGGAGGCTGTCTGTGAGG acgccctctccctcaagaCCGGTGACGGCCCGTTCAACGTTGTCGGCGGTGGAGCCCAAGGCGCCGAGGACAAGGTCATCCAGCacaacggcggcggcaccgtGACTGTGTCTGGCTTTACAGTTACAGACTTCGGCAAGCTGTACCGCTCCTGCGGAAACTGTGACTCCATGTCCGAGCGCCACATTGTCCTGGAGGGCATCACTGCTACCGACGGCAAGTATCTTGTcggcatcaacagcaacTACGGCGACACGGCCACCATCGACAGCGAGTCTTGCGCTACTGATGTCAAGACCATCTGCGCTGAGTATGAGGGCACTGATAACAACGATGAAGAG CCCGAGGAGATCGGCGATGGACCCAGTGACTACTGTATCTACACCGACCCTCTTCCTGAGTGTTAG
- a CDS encoding uncharacterized protein (COG:Q;~EggNog:ENOG410PW5Q;~InterPro:IPR002347,IPR036291,IPR020904;~PFAM:PF00106,PF01073,PF13561,PF08659,PF01370;~go_function: GO:0016491 - oxidoreductase activity [Evidence IEA];~go_process: GO:0055114 - oxidation-reduction process [Evidence IEA]), whose translation MADNMQTRETKPSQGNPAAPSASLFRLDGRSIIITGGIGFLGLTVAESVLESGGDAYCLDYLDGPRPEAWEPLEETAKKYSGVVKYHKCDVTDAENVTQAISAVASTARYPIRGLVACAGVSDKDPATEFSVDRFRRLMDINITGTFLSAQAVAREMRRANVSGSVVLVASMSGTNVNKGVDTAAYNTSKSGVLQLARSLAAEWGARAGMPLIRVNTLSPGYIRTAATEDTLKIPGIEELWSGDNMLNRLSTVDEFRAPVLFLLGDGSSFMTASDLRVDGGHCAW comes from the exons ATGGCCGATAACATGCAGACCCGCGAGACCAAGCCCTCTCAAGGCAACCCGGCAGCGCCCAGTGCCAGTCTGTTCCGGCTCGACGGTCGCAGCATCATCA TAACCGGAGGCATCGGCTTCCTAGGCCTGACCGTCGCCGAGTCCGTCCTCGAAAGCGGCGGCGACGCCTACTGTCTGGACTACCTAGATGGCCCGCGACCAGAGGCATGGG AACCCCTCGAAGAAACCGCAAAGAAATACTCCGGAGTCGTCAAATACCACAAATGCGACGTCACAGACGCCGAAAACGTCACACAGGCCATATCAGCCGTAGCCTCAACCGCCCGGTATCCCATCCGCGGGCTCGTCGCCTGCGCCGGCGTCTCAGATAAAGACCCCGCGACCGAATTCTCAGTCGACCGGTTCCGACGCCTCAtggacatcaacatcacAGGGACATTCCTATCCGCACAAGCGGTCGCGCGCGAGATGCGCAGGGCCAACGTCAGCGGCAGCGTGGTGCTAGTCGCCAGCATGAGCGGGACGAACGTGAACAAGGGCGTCGATACAGCTGCGTACAACACGTCCAAGTCTGGGGTTCTGCAGCTGGCGCGGTCTCTTGCTGCCGAGTGGGGGGCGCGTGCTGGGATGCCGCTTATCAGGGTGAATACGTTGTCACCTGGGTATATTCGGACGGCGGCGACGGAGGATACCCTGAAGATTCCTGGGATTGAGGAGCTGTGGAGTGGGGATAATATGTTGAATCGGCTCAGCACGGTGGATGAGTTCAGGGCGCCGGTCCTGTTTTTGCTTGGAGATGGGAGTAGCTTTATGACGGCGTCGGATTTGCGTGTTGATGGGGGGCATTGTGCTTGGTGA
- a CDS encoding TspO/MBR family protein (COG:T;~EggNog:ENOG410PN2S;~InterPro:IPR004307,IPR038330;~PFAM:PF03073;~TransMembrane:2 (i112-133o139-158i);~go_component: GO:0016021 - integral component of membrane [Evidence IEA]): protein MPWSIALPQAIFESPLLSTLTPVATGSAVGYLVNRHGTKPKYAKLEQPPFSPPAWLFPPVWTLLYGITGYAAHHATQTTLDPARSTGQTLYTAQLVLNHLWMPLFFGLRKPALAAADILLLGGSVAALMRDWWESDRVAFWLFVPYAGWLGYATYLNFGVGMLNGWTVPEVEGKGKEREE, encoded by the exons ATGCCATGGTCCATTGCCCTCCCACAGGCGATCTTCGAATCGCCCCTGCTCTCAACTCTAACCCCGGTCGCAACTGGCTCCGCGGTGGGCTATCTGGTGAACC GCCACGGAACAAAGCCCAAATATGCCAAACTGGAACAACCCCCCTTCTCACCCCCAGCCTGGCTCTTTCCGCCCGTCTGGACTCTGTTGTACGGAATCACAGGATACGCCGCACACCACGCAACACAAACAACGCTAGACCCCGCAAGATCGACAGGCCAAACGCTCTACACGGCACAGTTAGTCCTGAACCACCTATGGATGCCTCTATTCTTTGGTCTACGGAAGCCCGCCCTCGCGGCAGCCGACATCCTGCTTCTGGGCGGGAGTGTGGCTGCGCTTATGCGGGATTGGTGGGAGAGTGATCGTGTCGCGTTCTGGCTGTTTGTCCCGTATGCGGGATGGTTGGGATATGCGACGTATTTGAATTTTGGGGTTGGCATGCTGAATGGGTGGACGGTTCCTGAGGttgaggggaaggggaaggagagggaggagtga